GCCTCGGCGTCGCGTGCGGCCTTGCGAGCGGCGTCGGTGAGGCGTACCCCGATCGGGCCGTAGGCCCAGCTGGCGGCGTACTCGGCGGTGAGCGCCGCACGGAGCGCGGCGGCTGGGCTCGTGGTGGGGGTCGGCGCGGTCACCGGAGTGCCTCCAGGTGGGTGGCCCGGGCGGCGACGATGGACGCGAGCAGCGCAGCCCGCTCGGCCGGTGCCGCCACGCAGGCCCGAACGGCTGTGTCCCGGGCCGCCGTCTCGCGTTCCCGCAGTGTGGTGAGTGCCGTGTCCGGGTTGCCCGTCGGGGTGGCGCTCGGGGAGCCGGTGGGCGACGGTGCGGCCATTCGGGCGACGCGGGCCAGCTCCGCCCCGTGCGCGGCGTGTGCCTCGGCGATCGGAGTCAGCTGGCCGGCCAGCGTGGGGTGTGCGGCGGCGGCGTCGCGGTACGCCGCGGCGAGCGCGAACGCCTCGTTGACCAGCGGCGCGAGCGGATCTGGTGCCGGCTCCTCGTCGCGGTCGAATGGATCACAGCCGGCGAGCGGTGCCATGGCACCGCTGAGCGTCAGCAGGACGCCGGCTTGGATCACCTTTCGCCGGGAATGCCCGGTTGTCCGGCCGTGCTCTGGTGTTCTGCCCGTCGTCACCGGACAAGTCAACACCATCCCGGCCGGCGGTGTGACCACGGGCGTCGGTGCGCCGACCGGGCCGCAGGGCGGGCGGCGCGTTACGCTCTGCGCAACCACCGGCGCGTCCGCCCCGGTGGCGTAACGTCGTGGCGACCGGACCGGGTGCCGTCGACCAGCAGAAGGGGCGCCAGATGACCCAGCGTGGCCGTGCCACCCGGCCGGCGGGGCCGACGGGACGACCGCGGCGCACCGCCGGCCCGCGGGGCGCCGACCGCGTCCCCCGTGGCGCCGACCTCGCCGCACGGCGCGCCCGGCTGCGGGAGGTCGTCGAGCCGGTGGTCACCGCTGCCGGATACGACCTGGAGGATCTCACCGTGTCCCGGGCCGGCCGCCGGCACGTCGTGCGGGTGATCGTGGACGCCGACGGTGGGATCAGCCTGGACGCCGTCGCCGAGGTCTCCAGGGCCGTCTCCGCCGCCCTGGACGTCGCCGAAGAGGCGGGCGGGGACATCGTGGCCGGGGAGTACCAGCTCGAGGTCAGCTCGCCGGGCGTGGACCGCCCGCTCACCCTGCCGCGGCACTGGCGGCGCAACTCCGGCCGGCTGGTCCGGGTGACCGTGCGTGGTGGCGAGTCCGGCGGAGACCGGCAGGTCACCGGCCGGATCGTCGAGGCCGACGACGAGCGGTTGGTGCTGGAGTCCGCCGCCGGCCGCGCGGAGTGGGCGTACGCCGACCTGGGCCCGGGCCGGGTGCAGGTCGAGTTCACCCGCCTCGACGAAATCGACAGCATCGACGAGGCCGGCGACGCCGGCCAGGACCCCGACGACTTCGACGACTTCGACGACGACGATGTGGAGGACGAGGAGAGGTGAACATCGACCTCGCGGCGCTGCGCGCACTGGAGCGCGAGCGGGAGATCCCGTTCGACACGATCCTCGCGGCGATCGAGACCGCGCTACTGACGGCGTACCGGCACACCGAGGGTGCCGAGCCGCACGCGCGGGTGGAGATCGACCGCAGATCCGGCGCGGCCCTGGTGTACGCGCAGGAGGTGGACGCCGACGGCGGCGTGGTGCGGGAGTGGGACGACACCCCGCACGACTTCGGCCGGATCGCGGCGATGACCGCCAAGCAGGTGATCCTCCAGCGGCTGCGGGAGGCCACCGACGAGGCGCACTTCGGTGAGTACGTGGGCCGTGACGGCGACCTGGTCACCGGCGTGGTGCAGGCACACGAGGCGCGCGCCGAGAAGGGCATCGTCAGCGTCGACCTGGGCAAGCTGGAGGGCGTGCTGCCCCAGTCGGAGCAGGTGCCCGGAGAGCGGTACGCGCACGGCGAGCGGATCCGCTGCGTCGTGGTGCACGTGGCGAAGGGAATGCGCGGCCCGCAGATCACGCTGTCCCGATCGCATCCGGCGCTGGTGAAGAAGTTGTTCGCCCTGGAGGTGCCGGAGATCGCCGACGGCACGGTCGAGATCGGCGCGATCGCGCGTGAGGCGGGTCACCGTACGAAGATCGCGGTCCGTTCGACCGCGTCCGGCGTGAACGCCAAGGGAGCCTGCATCGGGCCGATGGGGCAGCGGGTGCGGGCCGTGATGAGCGAGCTGCACGGTGAGAAGATCGACATTATCGACTGGTCGGAGGACCCGGCGACCTTCGTCGGCAACGCGCTCTCGCCGGCCAAGGCGCTGCGGGTGGACGTGGTCGACCTGGCGGCCCGCACGGCGCGGGTGACCGTGCCGGATTTCCAGCTCTCGCTCGCCATTGGCCGCGAGGGGCAGAACGCCCGGCTTGCCGCCCGGTTGACCGGTTGGCGAATCGACATCCGCTCGGACGCCGAGCAGGCCGGGGTGGTCGGGCGTGGCGGAGCGGATCAAGTCCCGGAGCCGGGCGGCGCGATCTCCGGAAGCTAGGGGTAGACTTTCTCCGGTGGCACGACGCGCGCAACCGGAACGCACCTGTGTGGGATGCCGGAGGCGTGCGCCGGCCGGTGAGCTACTGCGGATCGTCGCGATCGGTGACGAGGCTGGTCACAGCCTCCGACCCGATCCGGCCCGCGGAATGCCGGGTCGGGGGGCGAACATGCACCCGGATCCGGCCTGCTTCGCGCAGGCGGTGCGGCGCCGCGCCTTCGGGCGGGCACTGCGCATCACCGAGGTCCTTGACCACGGTGATCTTGCGGAGTATCTCGATGCGCCAACCACGACGTCCGGTCAACCCGACCGGGCGCGGGTCGCTAGCAAGGTAGGACGACCGACATGAGCACACGATGAAGTCGCAGAAATGACCAGGCTTCAAGTGCACGAGTGAGGTCGCTGCGGGTGCTGCCCGCACGACCTCGGAGTGAGGAGTGCAGTGGCAGGAAAGGCCCGCGTACACGAGCTCGCCAAGGAGCTCGGGGTCGAAAGCAAGACCGTTCTCGCCAAGCTCAAGGAGATGGGCGAGTTCGTGAAGTCCGCGTCCAGCACCGTCGAGGCGCCGGTCGCCCGACGGCTGCGTAACGCGTTCGTCAACAACGCCGGTTCTCCGGCGCCGGCCGCCCCGCCGGCGACCGCCGTCTCGGCGCCGACCCCGACCCCGACCCCATCGCCGACCCCATCGCCGACTCCGGGCGCGCCCCGCGTCTCGGCCAAGCCGATGCCGCCCCGGCGGCTGGGTACGCCGACCCCTGGACCGAAGCCCAAGGCCCCGGTGCCGGGCCCGCCGCCGGCGTCGCCGGTCGTGAAGCCGGCGAGTGCCCACGACATCGAGGTGGCGGCCGCCGAGGCGCGCGCCGCCGCCCTGAAGGCCGAGCAGGAAGCCGCGGTAAAGGCGGCGCAGGCTGCCCGGCAGCAGCAGCGGGAGAACGTGCGGCGAGAGCCGCCGGGCGGGGGCGGTCCGCGTCCCGGCCCCCGTCCCGGCCCCGGCGCCATGCCGCCCCGGCCGGGCTCCCCGGCCGCCGGGCGTACCGGCGGTCCCACTCCCGGCCCCGGTGGCCGGCCCGGTGGCCGCCCGCCGGCGCGTGGTGCCGGTAACAACCCGTTCGGCATCCAGGGCGGTCAGCAGCAGCGCCCGCCGGCCGCCGGTGCGGCCGGTCCGCGGCCGAGCCCGGCGTCCATGCCGCCGCGGCCGAGTCCGGCGTCGATGCCGCCGCGGCCGAGCCCGGCGTCCATGCCCAGCCAGCGGCCGGGTCGTCCGGGTGGTCCCGGCGCCGGCCGTCCCGGCGCGGGTGCTGGCCGTCCCGGCGGTGGTGGCGGCGGTGGATACCGCGGTGGCGGTGGCGGCGGTGGATACCGCGGCGGCCCCGGTGGCGGTGGCGGCGGTGGATACCGCGGCGGCCCCGGTGGCGGTGGCGGTGGCGGCGGCTTCCGGCCGGGTGCTCCGGCCGGTGGTGGCGGTCGCCCGGGCGGCGGTGGCCGTGGCCGCGGCGGCGGCGCGGCGGGTGCCTTCGGGCGTCCGGGCGGTAAGCCGACCCGTGGTCGGAAGTCCAAGAAGCAGCGCAGACAGGAGTTCGACAACCTGTCGGCCCCGACCATGTCCTCGGGCGCGCCTCGGGGTCAGGGTCAGGTCGTCAGACTGTCCCGTGGCGCCTCGCTGTCGGACTTCGCCGACAAGATCAACGCTAACCCGGGTTCGCTGGTCCAGGAGATGTTCAACCTGGGCGAGATGGTGACCGCGACCCAGTCCTGCTCCGACGACACCTTGCTGCTGCTCGGTGAGCACCTGGGCTTCAACGTCCAGATCGTCAGCCCGGAGGACGAGGACCGCGAGCTGCTCGCGCAGTTCAACATCGACCTCGACGCCGAGGTGGCGGAGGACCGGCTGGTCAGCCGGCCGCCGGTGGTGACCGTCATGGGTCACGTCGACCACGGTAAGACCAAGCTGCTCGACGCGATTCGCAAGGCGAACGTGGTGGCTGGTGAGGCGGGTGGCATCACCCAGCACATCGGCGCGTACCAGGTCCATGTCCCGCATGAGGGCGAGGACCGGGCGATCACCTTCATCGACACCCCGGGTCACGAGGCGTTCACCGCCATGCGGGCCCGTGGTGCTCAGGTCACCGACATCGTGATCCTGGTGGTCGCGGCCGACGACGGTGTGATGCCGCAGACGATCGAGGCGCTCAACCACGCCAAGGCGGCGGACGTGCCGATCGTGGTCGCGGTCAACAAGGTCGACAAGCCGGAGGCGAACCCGGACAAGGTCCGTCAGCAGCTGACCGAGTACGGCCTGGTCGCCGAGGAATACGGCGGCGACACCATGTTCGTCAACGTGGCGGCCAAGCCCGGCATCGGTATCGAGGACCTGCTCGAGGCCGTCCTGCTGACCGCCGACGCGTCGCTGGAGCTGACCGCTCCGACCGACGGGCCGGCGCAGGGTGTGGCGATCGAGGCGCACCTGGACAAGGGGCGGGGCGCGGTCGCCACGGTGCTGGTGCAGAAGGGCACCCTGCGGGCCGGGGACTCGATCGTCGCCGGTGGGGCGCACGGTCGAGTCCGGGCGATGCTCGACGACAACGGCAACCAGGTTGCCGAGGCGGGTCCGGCCCGGCCGGTCCTGGTGCTCGGTCTGACCGCGGTGCCGGGCGCGGGCGACACCTTCCTCGCCGCGGCCGACGATCGTACGGTGCGGCAGATCGCCGAGCAGCGGCAGGCGCGGCGGCGGGCGGCGGCGTTCGCCAACTCCCGTGGCCGGGCCACCCTCGAGACGCTCATGGAGCAGCTCAAGGAGGGCGAGAAGACGTCGCTCAACCTGGTGCTCAAGGGCGACGTCTCCGGTTCTGTGGAGGCCCTCGAGGATGCCCTGTTCAACCTCGACATCCCCGAGGAGGTTCAGCTCAGGATCATCCACCGGGGTGTTGGTGCGATCACCGAGAGCGACGTCATGCTCGCGAGCGCCTCGTCCGAGGCGGTCACGATCATCGGCTTCAACGTGCGGGCCGCCAACAAGGTCCGTGAAATGGCCGACCGCGAGGGCGTGGAGATCCGGTACTACACCGTCATCTACCAGGCCATCGAGGAGATCGAGGCGGCGCTCAAGGGCCTGCTCAAGCCCGAGTACGAGGAGGTCGAGCTGGGCGCCGCGGAGGTCCGCGAGGTCTTCCGCTCGTCCAAGATCGGCAACATCTCCGGATGTATCGTCCGGTCGGGCCTCATCCGGCGCAACGCCAAGGCGCGGCTGCTGCGCGACGGCGCGGTGGTGGCGGACAATCTCACCATCAGCTCGCTCAAGCGGTTCAAGGACGACGCGACCGAGGTGCGCGAGGGCTTCGAGTGCGGTCTGACCCTGGGTGGTTACAACAACGTCCAGGTCGGCGACGTGATCGAGACCTTCGAGATGCGGGAGAAGGCGCGCGCCTGACCCGCTGAGACACATGATCAAGGGGTTTACGCCGACAGGTGTAAACCCCTTGATCATGTGGGGGTGTGTCCGGGTATCGTCCGGGACGATGTTCACCGGAACCGTGGTTTTCGATCTGCTGTTGCCGGGCGACTCCCGGTCACTCAAGGCCAAGCGCTCCTACGTGCGGCCGATCGTGGCGGCGCTGCGCCGCTTCGAGGTGTCGGCCGCCGAGGTGGGGGCGCTCGACCTGTACGGTCGGGCGGAGATCGGCGTGGCCGTGGTGGCCGCCGAGGCCGCGCACGTGCGCGACGTACTGGATTCGTGCGAACGCCTCGTGGCCGGCCGGCCGGAGGTCGAAGTGCTGTCGGCGCGCCGGCGCCTGCACGGCGCGGACGACTGATCGTGCGTTTGCCCGGCCAGTGCCGGCGGCGCACGGCAGTGCCGGCGGCGCGGGTAGTGTTCGAGGTGTTGGCCGGCCGGGCCGGGTGACGTTCCGCGTCTCCCGGCGGCGGTCGGGAGCGGGACGCCGTGGAGGTGGCGAGATGTCGGATCCGGCCAAGGTACGCCGGCACGCGGAGCGGGTGCGTGAACTGGTCGCGTCGGTGGTGCGCAGCCAGATCAAGGATCCCCGACTCGGCATGATCACCATCACCGACGCCCGGATCACCGCCGACCTGCGGGACGCCACGGTCTTCTACACGGTGCTCGGTGACGCTGCCGCCCAGTCGGGCACGGCCGCGGCCCTGGAGAGCGCCAAGGGCATGCTGCGCAGCACGGTGGGCAAGGCCCTCGGGTTGCGGCACTCGCCGACGCTGACCTTCGTCCTCGACGACGTGCAGGACCAGGTCAAGCACATCGACGACCTGCTGGCCCAGGCCCGCCACGCGGACGCCGAGGTGCAGCGGATCGCCGCCCGGGCCGAGTACGCGGGCGACGCCCAGCCGTACCGGCTGGACGACGAGGCCGAGGACGACACCGCGGAGGCCGACGAGCTGCCTCAGGGCGGGGACCAACGGTGACCGGCCCCGCCGGCGGAGGGCTGGCCGAAGCGGCCTCCGCCGGTGTCGTCGCGACCTCCACCGAGGCCGGTTCGGCGGTGTCGGCTGGGCCGGCGGAGGCGGACTGGGCGGCGGCGTTGGCCGCCGTCCGCGGCATCCCGGCTGACGCGCGGATCCTGCTGGTCTGTCACGTCAACCCGGACGGCGACGCGCTCGGCAGCATGCTCGGCTTCGGCCTCGGCCTGCGCCGGCTGGGCTTGCGGCGGGTGCGGGCCACCTTTCCCGGACCGCCGGAGGTGCCGGAGACGCTGCGCGGGCTGCCGGGCGAGGAGTTGCTGGTGCCGGCGACCGACGCGGACCCAGACCCGAACCTGGTGGTCTGCTTCGACGCGGCGAGCGAATCCCGGCTGGGCGAGCTGGTCGACCGGCTGGTGACCGCCGACATCGCTCTGGTGCTCGACCACCACGCGTCGAACACCCGGTTCGGGGCGGTCAACCTGGTCGACCCTCGGGCCGCCGCCACCTCCGTGATCGTCGACGAGCTGCTGACCCGCCTCGGGGTGCCGCTCGACGCGGAGATCGCGGAGTGCCTCTACGTCGCGTTGAGCACCGACACCGGCTCGTTCCGGTTCGAGGCCACCACGCCGGCGGTGCACCGGCTCGCGGCCCGGCTGATCGCCACCGGCATCCGGCCCGGTGAGATCTCCCGCCGGATCTACGACACCCGGCCGTTCGGCGCGGTGCGGCTCTTCGGCGAGGTGCTCGGTCGCGCGCGGCTGGAGCCGGCGGCGGCGGCCGGCCGGGGTATGGTCTGGACCTACGCGACGCTGGACGACCTGGTGCGGCACGGGCAGCGGCCGTGCGTGCTGGAGGCGCTCATCGACTCCGTGCGGTGCACGGCAGAGGCCGACGTGAGCTGTGTGGCGAAGCAGACCTCCCGCGACGAGTGGGCGGTGTCACTGCGTAGCAAGGGCGCGGTGGACGTCAGCCGGGTGGCGGTGGCGCTGGGCGGCGGGGGGCACCGGTTCGCGGCCGGTTTCACCGGACGGGGCGCCGTCGAGCAGATGGTCGACGGTGTCCGTGCGGAGTTGGACGCCGCGCTGCTCGACTCCGAACCCGGCCGA
The sequence above is a segment of the Micromonospora sp. WMMA1363 genome. Coding sequences within it:
- the rimP gene encoding ribosome maturation factor RimP, yielding MTQRGRATRPAGPTGRPRRTAGPRGADRVPRGADLAARRARLREVVEPVVTAAGYDLEDLTVSRAGRRHVVRVIVDADGGISLDAVAEVSRAVSAALDVAEEAGGDIVAGEYQLEVSSPGVDRPLTLPRHWRRNSGRLVRVTVRGGESGGDRQVTGRIVEADDERLVLESAAGRAEWAYADLGPGRVQVEFTRLDEIDSIDEAGDAGQDPDDFDDFDDDDVEDEER
- the nusA gene encoding transcription termination factor NusA, producing MNIDLAALRALEREREIPFDTILAAIETALLTAYRHTEGAEPHARVEIDRRSGAALVYAQEVDADGGVVREWDDTPHDFGRIAAMTAKQVILQRLREATDEAHFGEYVGRDGDLVTGVVQAHEARAEKGIVSVDLGKLEGVLPQSEQVPGERYAHGERIRCVVVHVAKGMRGPQITLSRSHPALVKKLFALEVPEIADGTVEIGAIAREAGHRTKIAVRSTASGVNAKGACIGPMGQRVRAVMSELHGEKIDIIDWSEDPATFVGNALSPAKALRVDVVDLAARTARVTVPDFQLSLAIGREGQNARLAARLTGWRIDIRSDAEQAGVVGRGGADQVPEPGGAISGS
- a CDS encoding YlxR family protein → MARRAQPERTCVGCRRRAPAGELLRIVAIGDEAGHSLRPDPARGMPGRGANMHPDPACFAQAVRRRAFGRALRITEVLDHGDLAEYLDAPTTTSGQPDRARVASKVGRPT
- the infB gene encoding translation initiation factor IF-2 → MAGKARVHELAKELGVESKTVLAKLKEMGEFVKSASSTVEAPVARRLRNAFVNNAGSPAPAAPPATAVSAPTPTPTPSPTPSPTPGAPRVSAKPMPPRRLGTPTPGPKPKAPVPGPPPASPVVKPASAHDIEVAAAEARAAALKAEQEAAVKAAQAARQQQRENVRREPPGGGGPRPGPRPGPGAMPPRPGSPAAGRTGGPTPGPGGRPGGRPPARGAGNNPFGIQGGQQQRPPAAGAAGPRPSPASMPPRPSPASMPPRPSPASMPSQRPGRPGGPGAGRPGAGAGRPGGGGGGGYRGGGGGGGYRGGPGGGGGGGYRGGPGGGGGGGGFRPGAPAGGGGRPGGGGRGRGGGAAGAFGRPGGKPTRGRKSKKQRRQEFDNLSAPTMSSGAPRGQGQVVRLSRGASLSDFADKINANPGSLVQEMFNLGEMVTATQSCSDDTLLLLGEHLGFNVQIVSPEDEDRELLAQFNIDLDAEVAEDRLVSRPPVVTVMGHVDHGKTKLLDAIRKANVVAGEAGGITQHIGAYQVHVPHEGEDRAITFIDTPGHEAFTAMRARGAQVTDIVILVVAADDGVMPQTIEALNHAKAADVPIVVAVNKVDKPEANPDKVRQQLTEYGLVAEEYGGDTMFVNVAAKPGIGIEDLLEAVLLTADASLELTAPTDGPAQGVAIEAHLDKGRGAVATVLVQKGTLRAGDSIVAGGAHGRVRAMLDDNGNQVAEAGPARPVLVLGLTAVPGAGDTFLAAADDRTVRQIAEQRQARRRAAAFANSRGRATLETLMEQLKEGEKTSLNLVLKGDVSGSVEALEDALFNLDIPEEVQLRIIHRGVGAITESDVMLASASSEAVTIIGFNVRAANKVREMADREGVEIRYYTVIYQAIEEIEAALKGLLKPEYEEVELGAAEVREVFRSSKIGNISGCIVRSGLIRRNAKARLLRDGAVVADNLTISSLKRFKDDATEVREGFECGLTLGGYNNVQVGDVIETFEMREKARA
- a CDS encoding DUF503 domain-containing protein; translation: MFTGTVVFDLLLPGDSRSLKAKRSYVRPIVAALRRFEVSAAEVGALDLYGRAEIGVAVVAAEAAHVRDVLDSCERLVAGRPEVEVLSARRRLHGADD
- the rbfA gene encoding 30S ribosome-binding factor RbfA, with translation MSDPAKVRRHAERVRELVASVVRSQIKDPRLGMITITDARITADLRDATVFYTVLGDAAAQSGTAAALESAKGMLRSTVGKALGLRHSPTLTFVLDDVQDQVKHIDDLLAQARHADAEVQRIAARAEYAGDAQPYRLDDEAEDDTAEADELPQGGDQR
- a CDS encoding bifunctional oligoribonuclease/PAP phosphatase NrnA yields the protein MSAGPAEADWAAALAAVRGIPADARILLVCHVNPDGDALGSMLGFGLGLRRLGLRRVRATFPGPPEVPETLRGLPGEELLVPATDADPDPNLVVCFDAASESRLGELVDRLVTADIALVLDHHASNTRFGAVNLVDPRAAATSVIVDELLTRLGVPLDAEIAECLYVALSTDTGSFRFEATTPAVHRLAARLIATGIRPGEISRRIYDTRPFGAVRLFGEVLGRARLEPAAAAGRGMVWTYATLDDLVRHGQRPCVLEALIDSVRCTAEADVSCVAKQTSRDEWAVSLRSKGAVDVSRVAVALGGGGHRFAAGFTGRGAVEQMVDGVRAELDAALLDSEPGRP